Proteins from a genomic interval of Sphingobacterium sp. SYP-B4668:
- the murB gene encoding UDP-N-acetylmuramate dehydrogenase: protein MESLIQENVSLKPFNTFGIAVQAKQFVEITKREHLSQLFNEGLFKQDFLVLGGGSNILFTQDYTGLLIKINLKGIGYTIQQNHSFVTAQGGEVWNDLVWYCIDHQFPGLENMALIPGTVGASPVQNIGAYGTELMHVFYSCLAFDTTSGQFVTFYKDDCNFSYRESIFKSKYKNRYIIIEVTYKLDLSATINTSYGAIEKELSNRQIQHPTIKDIAEVVSYIRVEKLPDPSTVGNAGSFFKNPIVPKSTLQRLLIDFPEIVHYKIDEKSYKLAAGWLIEQCGWKGKKQGGAGVWHNQALVLINANQATGQEIFELSSTILNDVYSKFEIQLEREVNIF, encoded by the coding sequence ATGGAGAGCCTGATACAGGAGAATGTCTCACTAAAACCCTTCAACACATTTGGAATTGCTGTACAAGCAAAGCAATTTGTAGAAATAACAAAAAGAGAACACCTTTCTCAACTCTTCAATGAAGGCCTTTTTAAGCAAGATTTTCTAGTATTAGGTGGCGGAAGCAATATATTATTCACACAAGACTACACTGGATTACTAATCAAGATTAACTTGAAAGGCATCGGGTATACTATCCAACAAAATCATTCTTTTGTAACAGCCCAAGGTGGGGAAGTATGGAATGACCTGGTATGGTATTGCATTGATCATCAATTCCCAGGGCTTGAAAACATGGCGCTCATTCCCGGCACCGTGGGTGCCTCTCCAGTTCAAAATATTGGAGCCTATGGCACCGAATTGATGCATGTCTTTTATAGTTGCCTAGCCTTTGATACAACCTCTGGTCAATTTGTTACTTTTTACAAGGACGATTGTAATTTCTCGTATCGCGAAAGTATCTTTAAATCTAAATATAAAAATCGATATATCATTATAGAAGTCACGTATAAGCTCGATTTAAGCGCAACCATTAACACCAGCTATGGAGCTATTGAAAAAGAGTTGTCGAACCGCCAAATTCAGCACCCAACTATAAAGGATATCGCAGAGGTAGTGTCCTATATTCGAGTCGAAAAACTTCCTGATCCTAGCACAGTGGGAAATGCAGGCAGTTTCTTTAAAAATCCGATTGTTCCAAAATCCACCTTGCAACGGTTATTAATTGATTTTCCGGAAATTGTTCATTATAAGATAGATGAGAAGAGTTATAAACTTGCCGCCGGATGGCTTATTGAGCAGTGTGGCTGGAAAGGGAAAAAGCAGGGCGGAGCAGGAGTGTGGCATAATCAAGCACTGGTCCTGATTAACGCCAATCAAGCCACCGGTCAAGAGATTTTTGAACTATCGTCCACAATTTTGAACGATGTGTATAGTAAATTTGAAATACAGCTCGAACGAGAAGTGAATATTTTTTAG
- a CDS encoding TetR/AcrR family transcriptional regulator, whose amino-acid sequence MANADLKRIKILEAATRRFAHFGMSKTTMAEIAKDLSFSKALLYYYFPDKNSLYSAVFEYVMDEMINEIGVYIDSCDDYEKAMMFALNKRIELINRYYSLFEQSTTLVKEMPTEVEKVIKECFEKEAHLIGRVLQIGVNKGQLIVDDLDGTSKLLLYSLFGMRIGIMKDMKCMIFPTKEEFDFILDLQKKMVKIFLNGLRS is encoded by the coding sequence ATGGCAAACGCAGATTTGAAGAGAATAAAAATCTTAGAGGCGGCAACAAGAAGGTTTGCTCACTTTGGGATGTCTAAGACAACGATGGCGGAGATTGCGAAGGATTTGTCCTTTTCCAAAGCGCTTTTATATTATTATTTTCCGGATAAAAATAGCCTTTATTCGGCCGTCTTTGAGTATGTGATGGACGAAATGATCAATGAGATTGGTGTCTATATAGATAGTTGTGATGATTATGAGAAGGCTATGATGTTTGCTCTCAATAAACGGATCGAACTAATAAATCGGTATTACAGTTTGTTTGAGCAATCCACTACACTTGTGAAAGAGATGCCAACTGAAGTCGAAAAGGTAATCAAGGAGTGTTTTGAGAAAGAAGCGCATCTGATAGGTCGAGTATTGCAGATCGGCGTGAACAAAGGTCAATTGATAGTGGATGATTTGGACGGCACTTCTAAGCTGTTATTGTATTCACTATTCGGTATGCGTATCGGTATTATGAAAGATATGAAATGTATGATTTTCCCAACCAAAGAGGAGTTTGACTTTATTTTGGATCTTCAAAAGAAAATGGTTAAGATTTTCTTGAATGGGTTAAGAAGTTAG
- a CDS encoding organic hydroperoxide resistance protein — protein MDKILYTAEVTAIGGRDGAIKSSDGILDFEVHKPEAMGGKGGATNPEQLFAAAWSSCFLGAMGAVGKKDNIILQDATVTAKVSFNEEDNSFFISAALEIHVPSLSKEEAQALANKAHKVCPYSKATRGNVNVTVTAV, from the coding sequence ATGGACAAAATACTATATACTGCAGAAGTAACAGCAATTGGAGGTCGTGACGGCGCCATTAAATCTTCAGATGGCATCCTAGATTTCGAAGTACACAAGCCCGAGGCTATGGGAGGAAAGGGTGGTGCAACTAACCCCGAACAGTTATTTGCCGCAGCTTGGAGCTCTTGTTTTTTGGGAGCTATGGGAGCCGTTGGAAAAAAAGATAACATAATACTCCAAGATGCTACCGTGACGGCGAAAGTCTCCTTCAATGAAGAAGACAACTCCTTCTTTATATCGGCAGCCCTCGAGATACACGTCCCCTCTCTATCCAAAGAGGAAGCACAAGCCCTTGCAAATAAGGCCCACAAAGTATGTCCATACTCTAAGGCAACTCGAGGAAACGTAAACGTTACTGTTACAGCAGTATAA
- a CDS encoding DUF4209 domain-containing protein — translation MIGAEDIINRYFAADDTLGRILANAASFLENKNLPKLELEVVIYLDTVLRLALLSPDSKTKDINEHKPGQATLTVLEDISPRINNNYIRAFFLDILQVNKRNKFQHAKLAMQTYWTICETFSTLSEKRDCYIRILRILVSLGKGRKEIAKFYFQAIRNEVLMADIEKDCYSATKLIEEMIPVTSEPDQYVSLIDKIKVAVKQFLNDGRFENYRQCNHVLALLLPDQSIIYGTEVARSHIMDVDDWDNKTNALQYMVADGYKKGLKVFQSLGIKNEETEGYRQKLTVILQKAAAQQKLLGTLPPVQIGQIDFDMPDFESFIQGIYWLIDLDIPSKAKFISDLEIKKNEYFHLQHMGSSMTDADGNTTDISADNNKLIYKDAALMREIVCKKILRPSFEKFSDRFAISELEVYWLISDSNFVPDDRKDMYAHGLYHGFCGNFAVAVHLLLPQIENALRCILKKHGKITRKVTEDIQTENGLSTCFNNLQGILHDDLIFDLEGLLIESFGDNIRNLVSHGMYNSGNFFRHPGFYTWWIGLKLALDIESYLIAEFNSN, via the coding sequence ATGATTGGTGCGGAAGACATTATAAATAGATATTTTGCTGCTGATGATACACTAGGACGCATATTAGCTAATGCAGCCTCATTTTTAGAAAATAAAAATTTGCCAAAACTGGAGTTAGAAGTGGTTATCTACCTTGATACTGTTCTAAGGCTGGCATTACTCAGTCCAGATAGCAAAACAAAAGATATCAATGAACATAAACCAGGGCAAGCGACACTAACCGTTTTGGAAGATATCTCCCCACGAATAAACAATAATTATATTAGAGCTTTTTTTTTAGACATTCTACAAGTTAATAAGCGAAATAAATTCCAGCATGCTAAACTTGCAATGCAAACTTATTGGACGATTTGTGAAACCTTTAGCACTCTCAGTGAAAAAAGGGACTGTTACATCAGAATACTTAGGATACTGGTTAGCTTAGGTAAAGGGAGGAAGGAAATCGCTAAATTTTACTTTCAAGCAATTAGAAATGAAGTATTAATGGCGGACATAGAAAAGGACTGCTATTCTGCTACAAAGCTAATAGAGGAGATGATTCCTGTAACATCTGAGCCAGATCAATACGTTTCATTGATCGATAAAATCAAAGTTGCGGTCAAGCAATTTCTCAATGATGGTAGATTTGAAAATTATAGGCAGTGCAATCATGTCTTAGCCTTACTTTTACCTGATCAGTCTATTATTTACGGGACAGAAGTAGCTCGGTCGCATATTATGGACGTCGACGATTGGGACAATAAAACAAATGCCTTGCAGTATATGGTGGCAGATGGTTATAAAAAAGGCTTGAAGGTATTCCAAAGTCTAGGGATAAAGAATGAAGAGACGGAAGGTTATCGACAAAAGTTGACCGTTATTTTACAAAAAGCGGCGGCTCAACAAAAATTACTTGGAACGCTTCCACCTGTTCAGATTGGACAAATAGATTTTGATATGCCCGATTTTGAAAGCTTTATACAAGGAATTTACTGGTTGATCGATTTGGATATACCATCTAAAGCTAAGTTTATCTCGGATTTAGAAATCAAGAAGAATGAATATTTCCATTTACAGCACATGGGATCGTCAATGACGGATGCCGACGGCAATACGACTGATATAAGTGCTGACAATAATAAATTGATCTATAAAGATGCTGCATTGATGCGCGAAATTGTATGTAAAAAAATCCTTAGACCTTCTTTTGAAAAGTTTTCCGATCGGTTTGCGATATCAGAACTAGAAGTTTACTGGCTAATCTCTGATAGTAACTTCGTTCCAGATGACAGAAAAGATATGTACGCCCATGGTCTTTATCATGGCTTTTGCGGAAATTTCGCCGTCGCTGTACATTTACTATTACCACAGATAGAGAATGCCCTAAGATGTATACTAAAAAAACATGGTAAGATAACTCGTAAAGTAACGGAGGATATTCAAACAGAAAATGGACTATCTACCTGTTTCAATAACTTGCAGGGTATTTTACATGATGATCTTATATTTGATCTAGAAGGTCTATTGATTGAGTCGTTTGGTGATAATATCAGAAACTTAGTTTCTCACGGTATGTATAATAGTGGTAATTTTTTTAGGCATCCGGGATTTTATACATGGTGGATAGGCTTAAAATTAGCACTCGACATAGAAAGTTATTTAATTGCCGAATTCAATAGTAATTAA
- a CDS encoding PfkB family carbohydrate kinase, translated as MSLVIIGTIAYDAIETPFGKTEKIVGGAATFAGMAASYLYSDVKLISVIGEDFGDDNLNLLKSKGIDTEGVQIIEGGKSFFWSGRYHNDMNTRDTLVTELNVLADFDPVVPDNYQDCEYLLLGNLTPQVQMATLSRLKTKPKLVVLDTMNFWMDVAMDDLKAVLKKVDVLTINDEEARQLSGEYSLVKAAQIILTMGPKYLIIKKGEHGALLFGDDQVFYAPALPLAEVFDPTGAGDSFAGGFIGYLAKVNTVNFNNMKNAIIYGSALASFCVERFGTESLQCLTQDQIRLRIGQFIALSKFEISE; from the coding sequence ATGAGTCTAGTAATTATTGGTACGATTGCGTATGATGCGATAGAGACACCCTTTGGCAAAACCGAGAAAATCGTTGGTGGCGCTGCTACCTTTGCTGGAATGGCGGCTTCCTATCTTTACAGTGATGTAAAGTTGATTTCGGTCATTGGTGAGGACTTTGGTGATGACAATCTAAATTTGCTAAAAAGTAAAGGTATCGATACAGAAGGCGTGCAGATTATTGAAGGAGGCAAATCATTCTTTTGGTCAGGACGTTACCATAATGATATGAACACGCGGGATACTTTGGTCACAGAACTGAATGTCTTGGCTGATTTTGATCCTGTTGTGCCTGACAATTATCAAGATTGTGAGTATTTGTTGCTAGGTAATTTGACCCCTCAAGTTCAGATGGCGACACTTTCGCGGTTGAAAACAAAGCCCAAATTGGTTGTTCTAGACACCATGAACTTTTGGATGGATGTGGCTATGGACGACTTAAAGGCCGTCTTGAAAAAGGTTGATGTGTTAACTATTAATGACGAGGAAGCTCGTCAACTCTCTGGAGAATATTCATTAGTGAAGGCTGCTCAGATTATCTTGACTATGGGGCCAAAATACTTGATTATCAAAAAGGGAGAGCATGGAGCATTATTGTTTGGTGATGATCAAGTCTTCTATGCACCAGCATTGCCTTTAGCTGAAGTCTTTGATCCAACGGGCGCGGGAGACTCTTTTGCAGGAGGCTTCATAGGCTATTTGGCTAAAGTCAATACCGTCAACTTCAACAATATGAAAAATGCGATTATCTACGGTTCGGCATTAGCCTCATTTTGTGTAGAGCGTTTTGGGACGGAGAGTTTGCAGTGTCTGACCCAAGATCAGATTAGGCTTAGGATTGGACAGTTTATAGCACTATCTAAGTTTGAGATAAGCGAATAG
- a CDS encoding sigma-70 family RNA polymerase sigma factor gives MTNIEFNSMVIQHANSLKLYAKNFTRDQDDANDLVQDTLLKAVTYFGNFKEGTNLKGWLYTIMKNTFINNYRRIVKTNSFITKEEEITSANLFVSATKNEGENKFIMEDINKALTNLADEYYIPFSMYFEGYKYHEISDHLNIPIGTVKTRIHVARKAMKKTLVAYK, from the coding sequence ATGACTAATATCGAATTTAACTCAATGGTTATCCAGCATGCGAATTCTCTCAAGCTCTACGCAAAAAACTTTACCAGAGATCAAGATGACGCCAACGATTTAGTACAAGACACGTTGCTAAAGGCTGTCACTTATTTTGGAAATTTTAAAGAAGGCACCAATCTCAAAGGCTGGCTTTACACAATCATGAAAAATACGTTTATCAACAATTATAGACGTATTGTCAAAACCAACTCCTTCATCACTAAAGAGGAGGAAATAACCAGTGCGAACCTGTTTGTTTCGGCCACGAAAAATGAAGGTGAAAACAAATTTATCATGGAAGATATCAATAAAGCGTTGACGAATCTGGCAGACGAATACTATATCCCCTTCAGCATGTACTTTGAAGGATATAAGTATCATGAAATATCAGATCACCTCAATATACCTATAGGCACTGTCAAAACAAGAATTCACGTTGCACGTAAAGCAATGAAGAAAACATTGGTGGCTTACAAATAA
- a CDS encoding YpdA family putative bacillithiol disulfide reductase, which yields MKQKIVELDILIIGGGPIGLACGIEADKAGLSYIIIEKGCLVNSLYHYPTNMTFFSSSERLEIGDTPFVTTNSKPRRSEALEYYRRIQQKFELRIKLFEEVTDVIPELNGSSYRVQTSKGEYIATNVIVATGFYDHPILLNIPGEDLSKVRHYYNDPHYYAGQNVIVVGASNSSIDAALETYRKGAKVTLVVRGSEISPRVKYWVKPDIENRILSKEIDVLYNSCLCRVNNDSVEISTPDGVQTIQNDFVLALTGYKPNFDFLSRIGISIPNESPRTPLHDLETMETNMNGIYLAGVVCGGLNTHLWFIENSRVHATQIVAHILSKKLTS from the coding sequence ATGAAGCAAAAAATAGTTGAACTCGATATTCTTATTATCGGTGGAGGGCCGATAGGCTTGGCATGCGGGATCGAAGCAGATAAAGCCGGACTTTCTTATATTATTATTGAAAAGGGCTGCTTGGTCAATTCTCTGTACCACTACCCCACCAATATGACGTTCTTCTCTTCATCGGAGCGATTAGAGATTGGCGACACCCCGTTTGTCACTACAAATTCTAAACCCCGACGCAGCGAAGCGTTAGAGTACTATCGCCGCATTCAACAGAAATTTGAATTGCGGATAAAGCTGTTTGAAGAGGTTACTGACGTAATTCCGGAACTAAATGGCAGCAGCTATCGAGTCCAGACTAGCAAAGGGGAATATATTGCCACTAACGTAATAGTTGCTACGGGATTCTATGACCATCCCATATTATTGAATATTCCAGGCGAAGACCTGAGTAAAGTGCGACACTATTATAACGACCCACATTACTACGCAGGTCAAAATGTGATCGTAGTGGGAGCTAGCAACTCTTCAATAGATGCCGCGCTAGAAACATATAGAAAAGGTGCGAAGGTAACCTTGGTCGTCCGCGGAAGTGAGATAAGTCCTCGAGTAAAATATTGGGTCAAGCCTGATATTGAAAATCGTATTCTTTCCAAAGAAATAGATGTTTTATACAACAGCTGCCTCTGCAGAGTAAATAATGATAGTGTAGAAATATCCACACCTGATGGCGTACAAACTATTCAAAACGACTTCGTACTGGCATTGACGGGCTACAAACCTAACTTTGACTTTCTAAGCCGTATTGGAATATCTATTCCAAATGAATCCCCGAGGACTCCCTTACACGATTTAGAAACCATGGAAACCAATATGAACGGAATATATCTAGCTGGAGTCGTTTGCGGCGGATTAAATACCCATCTATGGTTTATCGAGAACTCAAGAGTTCACGCCACCCAAATTGTAGCACATATCCTGTCAAAAAAACTAACTTCTTAA
- a CDS encoding cytochrome b5 domain-containing protein, which translates to MIDDKNNYPSYSRFKLALRNGQDRPEIWVAYKGIIYDVSCSRLWRDGKHYEHWAGQDLTDELKDAPHSCQVFERFPIIGLLI; encoded by the coding sequence ATGATTGACGACAAAAACAACTATCCTTCGTATTCGAGATTTAAACTAGCATTACGCAATGGGCAGGATAGGCCGGAAATATGGGTTGCTTACAAAGGTATAATCTACGATGTGTCTTGCAGTAGGCTCTGGCGAGATGGTAAACACTATGAACATTGGGCTGGTCAAGATTTAACAGATGAACTCAAAGATGCCCCTCACTCCTGTCAAGTATTTGAACGATTCCCAATAATTGGACTTTTGATATGA
- a CDS encoding FUSC family protein, protein MKKIIQEIKHFLNGQYFADGLRITIGCIVPIVVCAILGVFQTGTLISLGALLIGLSDTPGAPAHRRYGMFACLGITVFTYIVVYLAGGSILFTAIAIASLCFLNSMLAVFNSRAANIGLMGILMLLIHIDATESFQQFATNLFYFILGAAWYIIISLSFTQVRPYRLAQQELAETIRKVAEYLRIKANFYDIKIDNDANYLKLIDQQIQVHEHQENVRDHLFQSKRSIKDTTKTGRYLTLIFSDIVDLFEQSMATHYDYDAVSEKFGHTGILNRFKFTILKVTNELDHLAYQLNANKIPKPLYNFNNDIDSLVQSIDKIEKEYQYNTIALKKVVINLRNIVAQLDRIYNLSLLSAKDIKKEDVDNAEKFVNKVNLDWSQFEENLNLKSTIFRHAIRMSIVMTFGYLLTKLLGFGQFNSYWVMLTIMVILKPGFGLTKERNLQRLIGTIVGGIIGTIILVTIQDETTRFILLVFFFLTAYSLFRINYIVAVMFMTPYVLILLSFNGMNTLEMAQSRIIDTFLGGMLAFVSSYVILPNWESTQVKGNMRKLLMANYNYIAQIIKIISGEKPTVTEFKLARKDVYIATANMGSTFQRMLTEPKWKQKNTKELNRFVIFNHILSSYSATLTRRVWEANSSELNNEHLRLVKKTLNSLEQLIAALEDEHEQHPFFAIKYTLPKETNDNNESEESKLITEQLQFLNKISSDLQKSVMQIIDVEKQSKLEALENEAKNS, encoded by the coding sequence ATGAAGAAAATTATACAGGAAATCAAACATTTCCTTAACGGTCAATATTTTGCAGATGGTCTACGGATTACAATAGGCTGTATTGTGCCTATTGTGGTATGTGCCATTTTGGGAGTGTTTCAAACTGGCACTCTTATTTCTTTGGGGGCATTACTGATTGGATTGTCCGATACACCAGGAGCTCCAGCCCATCGCCGCTATGGAATGTTTGCTTGCTTAGGAATAACTGTATTTACCTATATTGTCGTCTACCTCGCGGGTGGCTCTATATTATTCACTGCTATAGCTATTGCATCCCTCTGCTTTTTAAACTCGATGCTCGCAGTCTTCAATTCCCGAGCGGCCAATATTGGGTTAATGGGCATACTGATGCTCCTTATTCATATAGATGCAACAGAGTCATTTCAACAATTTGCTACAAACCTCTTTTACTTTATCCTCGGTGCGGCTTGGTATATCATCATAAGCCTATCCTTTACACAAGTACGTCCGTATCGATTAGCCCAACAAGAACTTGCCGAAACAATCCGTAAGGTCGCGGAATATCTTAGAATTAAGGCCAATTTTTATGACATAAAAATTGACAATGATGCCAACTATCTAAAACTCATCGACCAGCAAATTCAAGTCCATGAGCACCAAGAAAATGTAAGAGATCATCTCTTTCAGAGTAAGCGTTCAATCAAGGACACTACAAAGACAGGACGATACCTAACGTTGATATTTTCCGACATCGTAGATTTATTTGAACAAAGCATGGCGACTCATTACGATTACGATGCCGTCAGCGAAAAATTTGGCCATACCGGCATCTTGAACCGTTTCAAATTCACGATATTAAAAGTAACCAATGAACTAGACCACTTGGCTTATCAGCTTAATGCCAATAAAATTCCGAAACCGCTCTACAATTTCAACAATGACATCGATAGCTTAGTCCAATCCATTGATAAGATTGAAAAGGAATACCAGTATAATACTATCGCTCTAAAAAAGGTGGTGATCAACCTTCGGAATATTGTAGCCCAGCTGGATAGGATATACAATTTGAGTCTCTTATCTGCCAAAGACATCAAGAAAGAAGATGTTGACAATGCCGAAAAATTTGTCAATAAGGTCAACTTAGATTGGAGCCAATTTGAAGAAAATTTAAATCTGAAGTCTACGATATTCAGACATGCCATACGAATGTCCATTGTCATGACATTCGGCTACCTTTTGACTAAATTACTAGGTTTTGGTCAATTCAACAGCTATTGGGTCATGTTGACAATAATGGTGATCCTAAAACCGGGTTTTGGTCTTACTAAGGAGCGAAACTTACAACGTTTGATCGGGACCATTGTAGGTGGAATTATCGGAACAATTATCCTGGTTACCATACAGGACGAAACCACCCGATTTATATTGTTGGTATTTTTCTTTCTTACGGCCTATAGCCTATTTAGGATTAACTATATCGTCGCCGTAATGTTTATGACCCCTTATGTATTGATTCTCTTAAGCTTTAATGGAATGAATACATTGGAAATGGCTCAAAGTCGAATTATTGATACTTTTTTAGGAGGGATGCTGGCCTTCGTCTCGAGCTACGTCATTCTGCCAAATTGGGAAAGCACACAGGTCAAGGGAAATATGCGAAAATTGCTTATGGCCAATTATAATTACATCGCACAAATCATCAAAATCATTTCGGGAGAAAAACCGACCGTCACGGAATTCAAACTGGCTAGAAAAGATGTATACATCGCTACTGCCAATATGGGCTCCACTTTTCAACGAATGCTTACCGAGCCTAAATGGAAACAAAAAAATACAAAGGAGCTGAATAGATTTGTCATCTTCAACCATATACTGTCCTCGTACTCGGCCACACTGACCAGAAGAGTGTGGGAAGCTAACTCTTCGGAATTGAACAATGAACATCTCCGACTGGTAAAGAAAACGCTAAACAGCCTTGAACAACTAATCGCAGCTTTAGAGGATGAGCACGAACAACATCCATTTTTTGCAATTAAATACACATTACCTAAGGAAACAAATGACAACAATGAGTCCGAAGAGTCAAAATTAATTACAGAGCAATTACAGTTTTTGAATAAAATTTCCTCAGATTTACAAAAATCGGTCATGCAAATCATCGATGTCGAAAAACAATCCAAATTGGAAGCGCTAGAGAATGAAGCAAAAAATAGTTGA